A section of the Melopsittacus undulatus isolate bMelUnd1 chromosome 3, bMelUnd1.mat.Z, whole genome shotgun sequence genome encodes:
- the FBXO28 gene encoding F-box only protein 28, whose translation MAAPEERLVSEGEGSSLGSARLSPPTVSESHDCLAPMELPPQSNTLMGLPIVAIENILSFLSYDEISQLRLVCKRMDLVCQRMLNQGFLKVERYHNLCQKQVKAQLPRRESERRNHSLARHADILAAVETRLSLLNMTFMKYVDSNLCCFIPGKVIDEIYRVLRYVNSTRAPQRAHEVLQELRDISSMAMEYFDEKIVPILKRKMPGSDVSGRLIGTAPVPGPSAALTTMQLFSKQNPSRQEVTKLQQQIRANGTGLTSLKREISELRIKVQEQQKQLQDQDQKLLEQTQIIGEQNARLAELERKLRDVMESTVGNSSGSGSNEQSPRKRRKTVESTDCPRKSKRLRNRK comes from the exons ATGGCGGCGCCGGAGGAGCGGCTGGTGTCGGAGGGGGAAGGCAGTTCGCTGGGCTCGGCGCGGCTCTCCCCGCCCACGGTCTCGGAGTCTCACGACTGTCTGGCGCCCATGGAGCTGCCTCCTCAGAGCAACACGCTCATGGGGTTGCCCATCGTGGCGATCGAGAACATCCTCAGCTTCCTGTCCTACGATGAGATAAGCCAGCTCCGCCTG GTTTGCAAGCGAATGGACTTGGTTTGCCAGAGGATGTTAAATCAGGGATTTTTGAAAGTGGAAAGATACCACAACTTGTGTCAAAAGCAGGTTAAAGCTCAGCTTCCAAG ACGGGAATCAGAAAGAAGAAACCATTCATTAGCACGTCATGCAGACATCCTTGCTGCTGTAGAAACAAGGCTCTCTCTGTTAAATATGACTTTCATGAAGTATGTGGATTCCAATCTCTGTTGCTTCATACCTGGAAAG GTAATAGATGAAATTTATCGTGTGCTAAGATATGTAAACTCTACAAGAGCTCCTCAGAGAGCTCATGAAGTTCTCCAAGAACTAAGGGACATTTCCTCCATGGCTATGGAATATTTTGATGAGAAGATTGTTCcaatactgaaaagaaagatgccTGGGTCAGATGTATCAGGACGGCTGATAGGAACTGCCCCAG TTCCAGGACCTTCTGCTGCACTGACAACAATGCAGCTATTCTCCAAGCAGAACCCTTCAAGACAGGAAGTCACTAAACTCCAGCAGCAAATAAGAGCAAATGGTACAGGCTTGACATCGCTAAAGCGTGAAATCTCAGAGCTTCGCATCAAGGTGCAAGAGCAACAGAAACAACTCCAAGATCAAGATCAGAAACTGCTTGAGCAAACCCAAATCATAGGTGAACAGAATGCCCGACTGGCTGAGCTTGAACGCAAGCTGCGAGATGTGATGGAGAGCACAGTAGGAAATTCTTCAGGGTCTGGCTCAAATGAACAATCTCCTAGAAAACGGAGGAAGACGGTTGAATCCACAGACTGTCCTAGGAAATCTAAACGCCTTcgaaacagaaaataa